From Qingrenia yutianensis, the proteins below share one genomic window:
- the larB gene encoding nickel pincer cofactor biosynthesis protein LarB — protein MEQNEIKKLLQNVADGKISADGALLRIKNKPFEDLGYAKPDFHRKSRQGVSEVIYGAGKTAEQIIGISQSFAKHGQKDILITRLDKEKAEKINSEITLKYYDTANIGIIGSMPEKRVGKIVIATGGTSDIPVAEEAAVTSEMLGNNTMRLYDVGVAGIHRLLAHTDEIMTARVIIAIAGMEGALASVIGGLADCPVIAVPTSVGYGAAFNGLAALLSMLNSCASGVSVVNIDNGFGAAYQASMINHMGGLNE, from the coding sequence ATGGAACAAAATGAAATCAAAAAGTTATTGCAGAATGTTGCGGACGGAAAGATTTCCGCTGACGGCGCGTTGCTTAGGATAAAAAACAAACCATTTGAAGATTTGGGATATGCAAAACCCGATTTTCACAGAAAATCGCGTCAGGGCGTGTCGGAGGTGATTTACGGTGCAGGGAAAACCGCCGAACAAATCATAGGCATTTCACAGTCTTTTGCAAAGCACGGTCAAAAAGACATTTTAATCACACGGCTCGATAAAGAAAAAGCGGAAAAAATAAACAGCGAAATTACGCTTAAATATTACGATACGGCAAATATAGGCATTATCGGCTCAATGCCGGAAAAACGCGTCGGGAAAATCGTTATCGCAACGGGCGGAACAAGCGATATTCCCGTTGCTGAGGAGGCGGCGGTTACGTCCGAAATGCTCGGCAACAATACAATGCGTCTGTATGATGTCGGCGTTGCCGGTATTCACAGATTGCTTGCGCATACAGATGAAATAATGACCGCGCGCGTTATTATTGCGATTGCCGGAATGGAAGGCGCCCTTGCAAGCGTTATCGGCGGACTTGCCGATTGCCCCGTTATAGCCGTTCCCACGAGCGTAGGGTACGGTGCGGCATTTAACGGTCTGGCGGCGCTTTTATCAATGCTCAATTCCTGCGCAAGCGGTGTCAGCGTTGTAAACATAGACAACGGTTTCGGTGCGGCGTATCAGGCGAGTATGATAAACCATATGGGAGGACTTAACGAATGA
- the atpC gene encoding ATP synthase F1 subunit epsilon, with translation MAEFRLQIVTPGGLEFDDNIENLIVRAVNGDVGILARHADYVVPLEIGTARVKKDGKVRVGSCNGGTLCVTDGNAKIIAFSFEWADEIDINRALDAKKRAENAMKKKTSDYELNLAKVKLKRALSRISVYENR, from the coding sequence TTGGCTGAATTTAGACTTCAAATCGTAACGCCGGGCGGACTGGAATTTGACGATAATATAGAAAATCTTATCGTCCGCGCGGTGAACGGCGACGTCGGCATACTTGCGCGCCACGCGGATTACGTTGTTCCGCTTGAAATCGGCACAGCGCGTGTGAAAAAAGACGGCAAAGTGCGCGTCGGCTCGTGCAACGGCGGTACACTCTGCGTAACCGACGGAAATGCGAAAATTATCGCGTTCAGCTTTGAATGGGCGGACGAAATCGACATAAACCGTGCGCTCGACGCGAAAAAACGCGCCGAGAATGCCATGAAAAAGAAAACAAGCGACTACGAATTAAATCTTGCAAAAGTAAAATTAAAACGTGCGTTGAGCAGAATAAGCGTTTACGAAAACAGATAA
- the atpD gene encoding F0F1 ATP synthase subunit beta: MDNKNIGRVVQVTGPVLDIKFDDEHLPNLLNAIEVKNGEKTIVAEVAQHIGDDVVRCIAMSSTDGLVRGAKAVDTGSGISVPVGEETLGRIFNLLGEPVDNLPAPETKERWCIHRKPPAYDEQQSATEILETGIKVVDLICPYAKGGKIGLFGGAGVGKTVLIMELINNVAKQHGGLSVFSGVGERTREGNDLYNEMKESGVLNKTALVYGQMNEPPGARMRVALSGLTMAEYFRDKCGQDVLLFIDNIFRFTQAGSEVSALLGRMPSAVGYQPTLATEMGALQERITSTKKGSITSVQAVYVPADDLTDPAPATTFAHLDAKTVLSRQIASQGIYPAVDPLDSTSRILSPDIVGKEHYETARGVQKILQRYNELQDIIAIMGMDELSEDDKLTVNRARKVQRFLSQSFSVAEQFTGMPGKYVPLKETVRGFKEILEGKHDDIPESAFLFAGTIDEVVEKAKKR, encoded by the coding sequence ATGGACAACAAAAATATCGGCAGAGTGGTGCAGGTTACGGGACCTGTGCTTGATATAAAATTTGATGATGAACATTTGCCCAATCTTCTGAATGCGATTGAGGTGAAAAACGGCGAAAAAACCATTGTTGCGGAGGTTGCACAGCATATCGGCGATGACGTTGTAAGATGTATTGCAATGAGCTCGACCGACGGTTTGGTGCGCGGTGCAAAAGCGGTTGACACGGGGAGCGGTATCAGCGTTCCCGTCGGCGAAGAAACGCTCGGCAGAATTTTCAATCTTCTCGGCGAGCCGGTTGACAATCTTCCTGCGCCCGAAACAAAGGAAAGATGGTGTATTCACCGCAAACCGCCGGCTTATGACGAACAGCAGAGCGCGACGGAAATTCTCGAAACGGGAATAAAAGTCGTTGACCTTATCTGCCCGTATGCAAAAGGCGGTAAAATCGGTCTTTTCGGCGGTGCCGGCGTCGGCAAAACCGTGCTTATTATGGAACTTATCAACAACGTTGCAAAACAGCACGGCGGACTTTCTGTGTTTTCGGGAGTCGGCGAGAGAACGCGTGAGGGAAACGACCTTTACAACGAAATGAAAGAATCGGGCGTTTTGAATAAAACCGCGCTCGTGTACGGTCAGATGAACGAACCGCCCGGAGCGAGAATGAGAGTTGCGCTTTCGGGTCTTACAATGGCGGAATATTTCCGTGACAAATGCGGTCAGGACGTGCTTTTGTTCATAGACAACATTTTCAGATTTACCCAGGCAGGCTCGGAGGTTTCGGCGCTTTTGGGACGTATGCCGTCCGCGGTTGGTTATCAGCCGACTCTTGCTACCGAAATGGGCGCTTTGCAGGAGAGAATTACATCTACAAAAAAAGGTTCAATCACGTCTGTTCAGGCGGTTTACGTCCCTGCTGACGACCTTACCGACCCTGCACCGGCAACGACTTTTGCCCACCTTGACGCGAAAACCGTTCTTTCAAGACAGATTGCGTCACAGGGTATTTATCCGGCGGTCGACCCTCTCGATTCAACTTCGAGAATACTTTCGCCCGATATTGTGGGCAAAGAGCATTACGAAACCGCGCGCGGAGTGCAGAAAATTTTGCAAAGATACAACGAACTTCAGGATATTATCGCGATTATGGGTATGGACGAGCTTTCGGAGGACGACAAGCTCACGGTAAACCGTGCGCGAAAAGTGCAGAGATTTTTGTCGCAGTCGTTCTCGGTTGCGGAGCAGTTTACGGGTATGCCCGGAAAATACGTTCCGCTTAAAGAAACCGTGCGCGGTTTTAAAGAAATTTTAGAGGGCAAGCACGACGATATTCCCGAATCCGCATTTCTTTTTGCCGGCACTATTGACGAGGTTGTCGAAAAGGCTAAAAAACGATAG
- the atpG gene encoding ATP synthase F1 subunit gamma translates to MAGNMKAIKNRIKSVENTKQITKAMELVAASKLKKASAKIENSRPFFEILKETLDGIAKNNKDFSSPFCVLNESKPTCHIVIAGDRGLAGGYNSNLFKSVDLKDGDVVFPIGRKAIEHFEHRGAEIFTKKYNVTEDVSISDCDAIGKEISKAYLDGKFGSVKVEYTKFVNFLSQMPASDEVLPIIYRGEEKNDTKSLIIYEPSYEAVFDFAVPQYIGGIVYGAVAESLASELSARRNAMQSANKNADEMINNLNLSYNRARQAAITQEITEIVAGSQE, encoded by the coding sequence GTGGCAGGCAATATGAAGGCAATCAAAAACCGCATAAAAAGCGTTGAAAACACCAAGCAGATTACCAAAGCAATGGAGCTTGTCGCGGCGTCAAAGCTGAAAAAAGCGAGCGCCAAAATTGAAAATTCCCGTCCTTTTTTTGAAATTTTGAAAGAAACTTTGGACGGCATTGCGAAGAACAACAAAGATTTTTCGTCTCCTTTTTGCGTGCTCAATGAGTCAAAGCCGACGTGTCATATCGTTATTGCAGGCGACAGAGGGCTTGCGGGCGGATATAACAGCAATCTTTTTAAATCGGTCGATTTAAAGGACGGTGACGTTGTTTTTCCCATAGGCAGAAAGGCGATTGAACATTTTGAACACCGCGGTGCGGAAATTTTTACAAAAAAATATAACGTCACCGAAGATGTATCAATTTCGGACTGCGACGCGATAGGAAAAGAAATTTCAAAAGCATACCTTGACGGGAAATTCGGCTCGGTGAAGGTGGAATACACAAAATTTGTGAATTTTTTAAGCCAGATGCCGGCAAGCGACGAGGTTTTGCCGATTATCTACCGCGGCGAAGAAAAAAACGACACAAAAAGCCTTATAATTTACGAACCGTCGTATGAGGCGGTGTTCGATTTCGCCGTTCCGCAGTATATCGGCGGTATTGTTTACGGTGCGGTTGCAGAGTCGCTCGCGTCCGAGCTTTCGGCACGCAGAAATGCTATGCAGTCGGCAAACAAAAACGCGGACGAAATGATAAATAACCTTAATTTAAGCTACAATCGCGCAAGACAGGCGGCGATAACACAGGAAATCACCGAGATTGTAGCAGGCTCACAAGAATAA
- the atpA gene encoding F0F1 ATP synthase subunit alpha, which translates to MQLDTQEILSVIKAQIKNYENKIEQKETGYIIEVGDGIARASGLDNCMANELVEFENGELAMALNLEENSVSLVILGSDSELKEGDIVKRTGKVVEVPVGEALIGRVVNALGQPIDGKGVINTNETRPIESNAPGIIERKSVSVPLQTGIKAIDSMIPIGRGQRELIIGDRQTGKTVIALDTIINQKGKDVICIYVAIGQKNSTVASIADTLAKNGAMDYTIIVSSTASELAPLQYIAPYSGCAMGEYFMHKGKDVLIVYDDLSKHAVAYRALSLLIRRPPGREAYPGDVFYLHSRLLERAARIAPEYGGGSLTALPIIETQAGDISAYIPTNVISITDGQIFLESELFHSGIMPAVNPGISVSRVGGNAQIKAMKKVSGTLKLAYSQYRELQAFAQFGSDLDDDTKERLAQGERIVEVLKQDRNAPVKVELQVVIIYAVINDLLKDIEIKDIAEFQNTLFAYIENNEPSIIDEIAKTGDLTKETEEKIVSTVEACKKSFLSSK; encoded by the coding sequence ATGCAGCTTGATACACAGGAAATCTTAAGCGTCATAAAGGCGCAGATTAAGAATTACGAAAATAAAATCGAGCAGAAAGAAACGGGCTACATTATAGAGGTCGGCGACGGCATAGCGCGCGCGTCGGGGCTTGATAACTGTATGGCAAACGAACTTGTTGAGTTTGAAAACGGCGAACTTGCAATGGCGTTAAACCTCGAAGAAAACAGCGTCAGCCTTGTTATTCTCGGTTCGGATTCCGAACTTAAAGAGGGCGACATTGTAAAACGTACGGGCAAAGTTGTTGAGGTGCCGGTCGGCGAGGCGCTTATCGGCAGAGTTGTAAACGCGCTCGGTCAGCCTATCGACGGCAAGGGCGTTATAAACACAAACGAAACGCGCCCCATTGAAAGCAACGCGCCGGGAATTATCGAAAGAAAATCGGTAAGCGTTCCGCTCCAAACGGGAATTAAGGCGATTGACTCTATGATTCCTATCGGCAGAGGTCAGCGTGAGCTTATCATCGGCGACCGCCAGACGGGAAAAACCGTTATCGCGCTCGATACAATTATAAATCAAAAAGGCAAAGACGTTATTTGCATATACGTTGCAATCGGTCAGAAAAATTCAACCGTTGCGTCCATTGCGGACACGCTCGCAAAAAACGGAGCTATGGACTATACAATCATTGTTTCGTCCACCGCGTCCGAGCTTGCACCGCTCCAGTATATCGCGCCCTATTCGGGCTGTGCTATGGGCGAATATTTTATGCACAAGGGCAAGGACGTTTTGATAGTTTATGACGATTTGTCAAAACACGCGGTTGCATACCGTGCACTGTCGCTCCTTATCCGCCGTCCGCCCGGACGTGAGGCATATCCCGGCGATGTTTTCTATCTCCATTCGCGTCTTTTGGAAAGAGCGGCGAGAATTGCGCCCGAATACGGCGGAGGTTCGCTCACCGCACTTCCGATTATCGAAACACAGGCAGGCGACATCTCGGCGTATATCCCGACAAACGTTATTTCCATCACCGACGGTCAGATATTCCTTGAGTCGGAACTTTTCCACAGCGGAATTATGCCGGCGGTAAACCCCGGAATAAGCGTGTCGCGTGTCGGCGGAAATGCGCAGATTAAGGCAATGAAAAAAGTGTCGGGAACGCTTAAACTTGCATATTCGCAGTACCGTGAGCTTCAGGCATTCGCGCAGTTCGGTTCCGACCTTGACGACGACACGAAGGAACGTCTTGCACAGGGCGAGCGAATTGTGGAGGTTTTAAAACAGGATAGAAACGCGCCCGTTAAGGTTGAACTTCAGGTTGTTATAATCTACGCGGTTATAAATGACCTTTTAAAAGATATTGAAATTAAAGATATAGCGGAATTTCAGAACACGCTTTTTGCGTATATTGAAAACAATGAGCCGTCGATTATAGACGAAATTGCAAAAACGGGCGACCTTACAAAAGAAACCGAGGAAAAAATCGTAAGTACGGTTGAGGCTTGCAAAAAGAGCTTTCTTTCGTCCAAATAA
- the atpH gene encoding ATP synthase F1 subunit delta — protein MKNTAQSYAAALYELAREEKEEKKILDDLSVISAVFKAEEKYLKLLNSYAVEKSEKDKLANDAFGGKLSGYSVNFIKLLASKNILNLFFDCEKEYARLYRKAHNIERASVISAVELSDVQKENLVKKLEKMTGKTVCADFSCDAEILGGFVVRFENSQLDLSVKSRLEDMKKHIFYRA, from the coding sequence ATGAAAAATACTGCACAAAGCTATGCCGCGGCGCTTTACGAGCTTGCACGCGAGGAAAAAGAAGAAAAGAAGATTTTGGACGATTTGTCGGTTATATCGGCGGTTTTTAAAGCCGAGGAAAAATATTTGAAACTTCTTAATTCTTATGCCGTTGAAAAGTCTGAAAAGGACAAACTTGCAAATGATGCGTTCGGCGGAAAATTAAGCGGATACAGTGTGAATTTTATAAAGCTTTTGGCGTCGAAAAATATTTTAAATTTGTTTTTTGACTGCGAAAAAGAGTATGCGCGTCTTTACCGCAAGGCGCATAATATCGAGCGTGCAAGCGTTATTTCGGCGGTTGAACTTTCTGATGTTCAAAAAGAAAATCTTGTTAAAAAGCTTGAAAAAATGACCGGAAAAACCGTTTGCGCCGACTTTTCGTGCGACGCTGAAATACTCGGAGGTTTTGTGGTGCGCTTTGAAAATTCACAGCTTGATTTAAGCGTTAAAAGCAGACTTGAGGATATGAAAAAGCATATTTTTTACAGGGCATAA
- the atpF gene encoding F0F1 ATP synthase subunit B: MEKYLAFVTIDVWTLIFTWANLLILFLLMKKFFFKPIKNILKQREDEINSLYEKANSSSTEAEKLKEEYENRLKDAKKEASEIVGSAVKNAEARGNAIVDDAKKEARGILDRAEREIEQEKTAAVNEIKGDISNLAVNIAQKVIEKDLKKEDHEKMIDDIISKMGE; encoded by the coding sequence ATGGAAAAATACTTGGCTTTTGTCACCATAGATGTATGGACGCTCATTTTTACCTGGGCGAATTTGCTTATCCTCTTTTTGCTGATGAAAAAGTTCTTTTTTAAGCCGATAAAAAACATTTTGAAACAGCGCGAGGACGAGATAAATTCGCTTTACGAAAAAGCAAATTCGTCCAGTACCGAGGCTGAAAAATTAAAAGAAGAATATGAAAACCGCCTTAAAGATGCAAAAAAAGAGGCGTCGGAGATTGTGGGCAGTGCTGTGAAAAATGCAGAGGCGCGCGGTAATGCCATTGTTGACGATGCTAAAAAAGAGGCGAGGGGAATTCTCGACAGAGCTGAAAGAGAAATCGAGCAGGAGAAAACCGCCGCCGTAAACGAAATCAAAGGCGATATATCCAATCTTGCGGTGAATATTGCACAAAAGGTTATTGAAAAAGATTTGAAAAAAGAAGATCACGAAAAAATGATTGATGATATTATCAGCAAAATGGGTGAATAG
- the atpE gene encoding ATP synthase F0 subunit C: MERAIVLAASAVGAGLAMIAGIGPGIGQGYAAGKAAEAVGRQPEAKGDITSTMLFGCAVAESTGIYGLVVAMILLFANPLIGKL, from the coding sequence ATGGAAAGAGCAATAGTTTTGGCGGCGTCGGCAGTCGGCGCGGGACTTGCGATGATTGCAGGTATAGGTCCCGGTATAGGTCAGGGTTACGCGGCAGGTAAGGCTGCCGAGGCGGTAGGCAGACAGCCCGAGGCGAAAGGCGACATCACGTCTACAATGCTTTTCGGCTGTGCGGTTGCGGAGTCTACCGGTATTTACGGTTTGGTTGTTGCGATGATTTTGCTTTTCGCAAATCCCCTTATCGGCAAGCTTTGA
- a CDS encoding F0F1 ATP synthase subunit A produces MNVEVNGPKIVFTLPFFGGINVTETVVNSWYIMAFIVLMSIYLTRGLKVKNPGKRQIAAEKLYLMLHNLVTEVMGERFEKFVPYIGALFTLSILGSLSSLLGMRPLTADLSTTLGWALVTFMMVQITNIKTNGIFGYIKSFTQPVAVLTPLNLISEVANPISIAFRHFGNIASGVVITSLVYSALAALSNFVLGFIPNDFINSIPIFQVGLPAILSVYFDLFTSFLQAYIISMLTMVFVSSAAE; encoded by the coding sequence TTGAACGTTGAAGTAAACGGCCCTAAAATTGTGTTTACACTCCCGTTTTTCGGCGGTATAAACGTGACCGAAACGGTTGTCAATAGCTGGTACATTATGGCGTTTATCGTTTTGATGTCAATATACCTTACACGCGGTTTAAAGGTTAAAAATCCCGGCAAAAGGCAAATTGCCGCTGAAAAACTGTATCTTATGTTGCATAATCTCGTAACCGAGGTTATGGGAGAAAGATTTGAAAAATTCGTTCCGTATATCGGCGCGCTTTTCACGCTTTCCATTTTGGGAAGTCTTTCGAGTCTCCTCGGTATGCGTCCGCTCACCGCAGACCTCAGCACAACGCTCGGCTGGGCGCTGGTGACGTTTATGATGGTGCAGATTACAAACATTAAAACAAACGGGATTTTCGGCTATATAAAGTCGTTCACACAGCCTGTTGCGGTGCTCACTCCGCTAAACCTTATAAGCGAAGTCGCAAACCCCATTTCAATCGCGTTCCGTCATTTCGGAAACATAGCGTCGGGCGTGGTTATAACGTCGCTTGTATACAGCGCGCTTGCGGCATTGAGTAATTTTGTTTTGGGTTTTATACCAAACGATTTTATAAATAGCATACCGATTTTTCAGGTTGGACTGCCTGCGATTTTGTCGGTCTATTTCGACCTTTTCACAAGCTTTTTGCAGGCATACATCATATCAATGCTGACGATGGTTTTTGTGTCGTCGGCGGCTGAATAA
- a CDS encoding ATP synthase subunit I, translating to MLSASSVYELKRMGIGLLICSAISAVIFSIVLGYQNSILFGTLLGFSAAFLNYFFLAVYIERSVKKKKNAALSAMGGGYFLRMVFIALMIYFAIKSEFINHWAMIVPLIFPRIIIMCLSYADTHKKEAQKVER from the coding sequence ATGCTTTCGGCATCATCTGTTTACGAACTTAAACGAATGGGAATAGGTCTTTTAATCTGCTCGGCGATAAGTGCCGTTATTTTCTCAATCGTTTTGGGTTATCAAAATTCAATACTTTTCGGCACACTTTTAGGCTTTTCCGCCGCGTTTTTAAATTATTTTTTCCTTGCGGTATACATTGAGCGAAGTGTCAAAAAGAAGAAAAACGCGGCATTGAGCGCTATGGGCGGAGGATATTTTTTAAGAATGGTGTTTATTGCGCTTATGATTTATTTTGCGATTAAAAGCGAATTTATAAATCACTGGGCAATGATTGTTCCGCTCATTTTTCCGCGTATCATAATAATGTGCCTGTCGTATGCGGACACGCACAAAAAGGAGGCGCAAAAAGTTGAACGTTGA
- a CDS encoding AtpZ/AtpI family protein yields the protein MNKKYKSLKALAYVTQLGFNIITPVILCIIIAIYIKNKFMLGDYAVILGIIVGCGAGFMSLLNFIKLVEKENKSDK from the coding sequence TTGAATAAAAAATACAAGAGCTTAAAGGCGCTTGCATACGTTACACAGCTTGGATTTAATATTATAACTCCCGTTATTTTGTGCATAATTATTGCGATTTATATTAAAAATAAATTTATGCTCGGCGATTATGCAGTGATTTTGGGAATAATCGTCGGCTGCGGTGCAGGTTTTATGAGTCTTTTGAATTTTATAAAGCTTGTTGAAAAAGAAAATAAAAGCGACAAATAA